The following proteins are co-located in the Acidicapsa acidisoli genome:
- a CDS encoding DUF3341 domain-containing protein has product MPVPVEGIYGMLAEFDTPSDLVRAAQAAYKDGWRRMDCYTPYPVEEAAEAIGFHKNKVPLVTLVGGLMGLCAMFSLETWISTLAYPLNVGGRPTYSWPAFVVPAYEWTILFAGLSACFGMLALNGLPSPYHPLFNAPNFRSGATDDKFFLCLEALDPKFDLTETRAYLESFGPTSVVEVEY; this is encoded by the coding sequence ATGCCTGTACCTGTTGAAGGAATCTACGGCATGCTTGCCGAATTCGATACACCGTCGGACCTTGTAAGAGCGGCGCAGGCCGCGTACAAGGACGGCTGGCGGCGAATGGACTGCTATACGCCGTATCCGGTGGAAGAGGCGGCGGAAGCGATCGGCTTCCACAAGAACAAGGTTCCGCTGGTCACACTCGTCGGTGGATTGATGGGGCTGTGCGCGATGTTTTCGCTGGAGACGTGGATCTCGACGCTGGCATATCCGCTGAACGTCGGCGGTAGACCAACGTATTCGTGGCCGGCGTTCGTTGTGCCTGCGTATGAATGGACGATTTTGTTTGCGGGCCTCTCGGCATGCTTTGGGATGCTGGCCTTGAACGGTCTGCCGAGTCCGTATCATCCGCTGTTCAATGCGCCAAATTTTCGCAGCGGCGCGACCGATGATAAGTTTTTCCTTTGCCTGGAGGCGCTGGACCCGAAATTTGACCTCACCGAGACACGCGCGTATCTCGAGAGCTTCGGGCCGACGTCGGTGGTGGAGGTGGAGTACTGA
- a CDS encoding c-type cytochrome: protein MRRAFPFENQDGRSFARLRTATALVVAAGALFVVGCRQDMHNQPKFIPQRGTEFFADHRSARPQVENTVARGGLHEDTYFYTGTVPGANGYREEKDLLPFPATLTVLQKGQERFNVYCTPCHSRVGNGLGAVVQRGYKPAANLNDQVRRAQPLSHYFYVMTHGYGAMPDYSAQLAPEERWAVAAYIRALQLSQNATEKDVATGAKVENLKDVAVAKGLPEGFAAPWDLPTTAIQAYPANEKEGTPAMAPAYPADPKIFIPNSAAPASKSTSSKPPEASMTPKAGN, encoded by the coding sequence ATGCGCAGAGCCTTCCCATTTGAAAATCAAGACGGCCGATCCTTTGCCCGGCTCAGGACGGCAACCGCTCTTGTTGTGGCTGCCGGGGCATTATTCGTAGTGGGCTGCCGGCAGGACATGCACAACCAGCCAAAGTTCATTCCGCAGCGGGGCACTGAGTTTTTTGCGGATCATCGTTCCGCCAGGCCCCAGGTTGAGAATACCGTTGCACGCGGCGGATTGCATGAAGACACCTACTTCTATACAGGAACAGTTCCAGGGGCCAACGGTTATCGAGAGGAAAAGGATCTGCTTCCGTTCCCGGCAACGCTGACTGTTCTTCAGAAGGGACAGGAACGGTTCAATGTCTACTGCACGCCTTGCCATTCGCGTGTGGGCAATGGTCTTGGCGCGGTCGTGCAGCGGGGGTACAAGCCGGCGGCAAATCTGAATGACCAAGTCCGCCGTGCGCAGCCGCTGAGTCATTATTTTTATGTGATGACGCATGGCTATGGGGCAATGCCGGATTACTCGGCGCAATTGGCCCCAGAGGAGCGCTGGGCAGTCGCGGCATATATCCGTGCGTTGCAACTCAGCCAGAATGCGACGGAGAAGGATGTAGCGACGGGCGCCAAGGTCGAGAACCTGAAGGATGTCGCGGTGGCCAAGGGATTGCCGGAAGGCTTTGCCGCGCCATGGGATCTTCCGACGACGGCAATTCAGGCCTATCCGGCGAACGAGAAGGAAGGAACTCCGGCAATGGCTCCGGCCTATCCGGCAGACCCTAAGATCTTTATTCCGAATTCAGCTGCACCGGCAAGCAAGTCAACTTCAAGCAAGCCGCCCGAAGCGTCGATGACGCCGAAGGCGGGGAATTAG
- a CDS encoding SCO family protein: MITAVTNRKDPKMATLATSVLIAVSAALLAICTTSAAAQVSQPGDKQVGPENDHPPAILDKVGISQNLNAQLPLGLSFVDETGKQIQLGSYFGKHPAILALVYYQCPMLCSEELNGLTSALRMVDVKPGKDFEVIVVSIDPTEGPDLAAAKKRSYVKRYGQPETADGWHFLTGKQPEIDALTKTVGFGYTKIPGPDGKLNQFAHASAIQIVTPQGKLAQYYMGVEYSPKDLRLGLVEASSNKIGTPVDNILTYCYHYDPATNSHSLIVARVMQLGGLVMVLGLGGFMLVMFRRDARQPEIHANGISQSNHMRPEQR, encoded by the coding sequence ATGATCACGGCAGTCACAAATCGGAAAGACCCCAAGATGGCGACGCTTGCCACCTCGGTGTTGATTGCGGTGAGTGCGGCGCTGCTGGCGATATGCACGACGAGCGCGGCAGCGCAGGTTTCGCAGCCGGGTGATAAGCAGGTTGGGCCTGAGAATGACCATCCGCCAGCGATTCTCGATAAGGTAGGAATCTCGCAGAATCTGAATGCGCAACTACCGCTCGGGCTCAGCTTTGTGGATGAGACGGGAAAGCAGATTCAGCTTGGCAGCTACTTCGGCAAGCACCCGGCGATTCTGGCTCTTGTCTACTATCAGTGCCCGATGCTTTGTTCTGAGGAATTGAATGGACTCACTTCGGCACTGCGGATGGTGGATGTAAAGCCAGGCAAGGACTTCGAGGTGATCGTTGTCAGTATCGATCCGACGGAAGGACCGGATCTGGCGGCAGCCAAGAAGCGCAGCTACGTGAAGCGTTATGGCCAGCCTGAGACCGCGGATGGATGGCATTTCCTGACAGGGAAGCAGCCGGAAATCGATGCGCTGACGAAGACGGTTGGATTCGGTTATACCAAGATTCCGGGACCGGATGGGAAGCTCAATCAGTTCGCGCACGCAAGTGCAATTCAGATCGTGACACCGCAGGGAAAGCTGGCGCAGTACTACATGGGGGTTGAGTATTCCCCGAAGGACTTGCGTCTGGGCCTGGTAGAGGCCTCATCGAACAAGATCGGAACGCCGGTCGATAACATTTTGACCTATTGCTACCACTACGATCCGGCCACGAACTCGCACAGCCTGATCGTGGCGCGAGTGATGCAACTGGGTGGTCTGGTGATGGTGCTGGGTTTGGGCGGATTCATGCTCGTAATGTTTCGCAGAGACGCTCGGCAACCGGAAATTCATGCGAACGGAATTTCGCAATCGAATCATATGCGACCGGAACAAAGGTGA
- the coxB gene encoding cytochrome c oxidase subunit II — MGLSPVLWQFLVKWMTNFAIIPPEASRIAPQVDALLVFMTLVSLVGLVLVGLLVTAFSILYRREKHPVAVQIEGSTLLEATWTIIPLGLFLVMFVWGSVLYFRIYTPPPNAMNIYVVGKQWMWKAEHPGGQHEINSLHVPINQPIQITLISQDVFHSFSIPAFRVKREAIPGRYTTVWFEATQVGTYHLFCTQYCGTNHSAMIGEVDVLTPEDYKKWLADSTSGVSLAQNGERLFASLSCNACHNGQPDSRGPSLANVYGSKLTLSTGQPVLVDEAYLRQAILNPSAHITQGYAPIMPTYQGQVSEEGLISLVEYIKNLSTNYRVQQTLNTTALLPEQPDKVPAKGASAQGVAKP; from the coding sequence ATGGGATTAAGTCCAGTACTGTGGCAATTTTTAGTCAAGTGGATGACCAACTTCGCGATCATTCCGCCGGAGGCGTCGCGGATTGCGCCTCAGGTGGACGCGCTGCTGGTGTTCATGACCCTGGTAAGCCTGGTGGGGCTTGTGCTCGTCGGGCTGCTGGTGACGGCATTTTCGATTCTGTATCGCCGCGAAAAGCATCCGGTCGCGGTACAGATCGAGGGGTCGACGCTGCTGGAAGCGACCTGGACTATCATTCCTCTGGGCTTGTTCCTGGTGATGTTTGTCTGGGGATCGGTGTTGTACTTCCGCATCTATACACCTCCACCGAATGCGATGAACATCTACGTCGTTGGAAAGCAGTGGATGTGGAAGGCGGAACATCCAGGCGGCCAGCATGAGATCAACTCGCTCCATGTGCCGATCAATCAGCCGATTCAAATTACACTGATTTCGCAGGACGTCTTCCATAGCTTCTCGATTCCTGCTTTCCGCGTGAAACGCGAAGCGATTCCGGGGCGCTATACCACCGTTTGGTTTGAGGCGACGCAGGTAGGTACCTATCACCTGTTCTGCACGCAGTATTGCGGTACGAACCACTCGGCGATGATTGGCGAGGTGGATGTCCTGACGCCTGAGGATTACAAAAAGTGGCTTGCGGATTCGACCAGCGGCGTTTCGCTGGCGCAGAATGGCGAGCGGCTTTTCGCGAGCCTCAGTTGCAACGCTTGCCACAATGGCCAGCCGGACTCGCGCGGGCCGAGCCTCGCTAATGTGTATGGCTCAAAATTGACGTTATCAACGGGACAGCCGGTGCTCGTGGATGAAGCGTATCTGCGGCAGGCTATTCTGAATCCGTCGGCGCATATCACGCAGGGTTATGCGCCGATTATGCCGACGTATCAAGGTCAAGTCAGCGAAGAAGGGCTAATTTCGCTGGTTGAGTACATCAAGAATCTGAGTACGAATTACCGGGTGCAGCAGACGCTGAATACGACGGCGCTGTTGCCGGAGCAACCCGACAAGGTTCCTGCCAAGGGAGCCAGTGCGCAGGGGGTAGCAAAACCATGA
- the ctaD gene encoding cytochrome c oxidase subunit I has product MSTIVSLPDQATARIPKRNYLTNENGLLSWLLTGDHKRIAVLYLISITFFFFIGGALAGMIRLELLTPQSDLMASDTYNKVFTMHGVIMVFLFLVPSVPATLGNFLIPIMIGAKDLAFPKINLLSWYLYLVGGGMTLTAMITGGVDTGWTFTTPMSTHFSNTNVITTGLAIFVAGFSSIFTGLNFIVTIHRMRAPGMTWFKLPLFCWAHYAASILMVLGTPVLAITLVLVVLERTIGIGVFDPTKGGDPILFQHLFWFYSHPAVYIMILPGMGVISEVISTFSRKRVFGYTAVAFSSVAIAVFGFFVWAHHMFIMGVSNYAVLVFSLLTMLVAVPSAIKIFNWAFTLYKGSITFETPMLYAFGFMGLFTIGGLTGVFLGSSGTDIHLTETYFIVAHFHFVMVGGMLMAFLSGVHFWWPKMTGRMYPEKISQLAAVVTFIGFNFTFFPQFLLGMLGMPRRYAAYPHEFQVLNVFSTAGASILGVGYLLPMIYLIWSLKYGEVAGNNPWQATGLEWQIQSPPLTENFTTIPIVTQDVYDYEWLERQKEHEVTHVG; this is encoded by the coding sequence ATGAGTACCATCGTGAGTCTTCCCGACCAGGCAACAGCACGAATACCGAAGCGCAATTATCTGACCAATGAAAACGGCCTGCTGAGCTGGCTGTTGACGGGGGATCATAAGCGGATCGCGGTTCTCTATCTGATCTCGATCACCTTCTTTTTCTTCATTGGCGGCGCCCTTGCGGGTATGATCCGACTGGAGTTGCTTACGCCGCAGTCGGACCTGATGGCCTCGGATACCTATAACAAGGTCTTCACGATGCACGGCGTGATCATGGTCTTCCTGTTCCTGGTGCCTTCTGTGCCGGCGACACTGGGGAATTTTCTCATCCCGATCATGATCGGGGCCAAAGACTTGGCCTTCCCGAAGATCAATCTGTTGAGCTGGTACCTCTATCTGGTCGGCGGCGGAATGACGCTGACGGCGATGATCACGGGCGGAGTGGATACGGGCTGGACCTTCACGACGCCGATGTCAACGCACTTCTCCAACACGAATGTCATTACGACCGGGTTGGCGATCTTCGTGGCAGGATTCAGCTCGATCTTTACCGGATTGAACTTCATCGTCACGATTCACCGGATGCGCGCGCCGGGTATGACGTGGTTCAAGTTGCCGCTTTTTTGCTGGGCGCATTACGCAGCTTCGATTCTGATGGTGCTGGGAACGCCGGTGCTGGCGATCACGCTGGTCCTTGTAGTCCTGGAACGCACGATAGGGATTGGGGTTTTTGATCCGACCAAGGGCGGCGATCCGATTCTCTTTCAGCATTTGTTCTGGTTCTATTCCCATCCGGCTGTGTACATCATGATTCTGCCGGGGATGGGCGTCATCTCCGAGGTGATCTCAACCTTCAGCCGTAAGCGGGTTTTTGGCTACACGGCTGTGGCCTTCTCATCGGTGGCGATCGCGGTCTTCGGCTTCTTTGTATGGGCGCACCATATGTTCATCATGGGCGTCTCGAACTACGCGGTGCTGGTATTCTCGCTCCTCACCATGCTTGTCGCGGTGCCCTCGGCGATCAAAATCTTCAATTGGGCGTTCACGTTGTACAAGGGCTCGATCACCTTTGAAACGCCGATGCTGTATGCCTTCGGATTCATGGGGCTTTTCACGATCGGCGGATTGACGGGCGTTTTCCTTGGTTCTTCCGGGACCGATATTCACCTGACCGAGACTTACTTCATCGTCGCGCACTTCCATTTTGTGATGGTGGGCGGGATGCTGATGGCGTTCCTTTCGGGCGTCCATTTCTGGTGGCCGAAGATGACGGGGCGCATGTATCCCGAGAAGATCTCTCAGCTCGCGGCCGTGGTCACGTTTATCGGCTTCAATTTCACCTTCTTTCCGCAGTTCCTGCTGGGAATGTTGGGCATGCCGCGGCGGTATGCGGCTTATCCACATGAGTTTCAGGTGCTGAATGTGTTTTCGACGGCGGGTGCTTCCATTCTGGGTGTGGGTTATCTGCTACCAATGATCTACCTGATCTGGTCGCTCAAGTATGGCGAAGTGGCCGGGAACAATCCCTGGCAAGCTACGGGACTTGAGTGGCAGATTCAATCACCGCCGCTGACGGAAAACTTCACGACGATTCCGATTGTGACGCAGGATGTGTACGACTATGAGTGGCTGGAGCGCCAGAAGGAGCATGAGGTGACGCATGTCGGATAG
- a CDS encoding cytochrome c oxidase subunit 3: protein MSDSHAVAVVGHEEGHSEHPAYQRHHFVSMEQQNETVSFGMWLFLLTEIMFFGGLFTAYLIYRNWYFPAFVAASHTLNLWEGTINTFVLISSSFTMAMGVWCAETKRSKGLIWSLIGTLILGAVFLGIKYDEYHEKYELHHIPGEIFHFNSQGFVHPSAEALKTGEKPLAPDMAAKTEVYFSLYFAMTGMHALHMVIGMVLLSGMLWKASHGGYMNGHIAFVENFGLYWHFVDIVWIFLFPLLYLISRHA from the coding sequence ATGTCGGATAGTCACGCAGTAGCGGTAGTGGGCCACGAAGAGGGGCACAGTGAACATCCGGCGTATCAGCGACATCACTTTGTCTCGATGGAGCAGCAGAACGAGACTGTGAGCTTTGGGATGTGGCTGTTCCTGCTGACGGAAATCATGTTCTTCGGCGGGCTATTCACGGCGTACTTGATTTACCGGAACTGGTATTTCCCAGCATTTGTGGCGGCTTCGCACACGCTGAATCTCTGGGAGGGTACGATTAACACCTTTGTGCTGATCTCCTCGAGCTTTACGATGGCGATGGGCGTGTGGTGTGCGGAGACGAAACGCAGCAAGGGATTGATCTGGTCCCTGATAGGAACGCTGATTCTGGGAGCTGTCTTTCTCGGGATCAAGTACGACGAGTATCACGAGAAGTATGAACTGCATCATATTCCGGGCGAGATATTCCACTTCAACTCTCAGGGGTTTGTGCATCCGAGCGCCGAGGCGTTGAAGACCGGGGAGAAGCCGCTGGCCCCGGATATGGCGGCCAAGACCGAGGTTTATTTCTCGCTCTACTTCGCCATGACGGGCATGCACGCTCTGCACATGGTTATCGGAATGGTGCTGCTGAGCGGCATGCTTTGGAAGGCGTCGCATGGCGGATACATGAACGGGCATATCGCGTTTGTGGAGAACTTTGGGCTGTACTGGCACTTTGTCGATATTGTGTGGATCTTCCTGTTTCCGCTGCTGTATCTCATCAGCCGGCATGCTTGA
- a CDS encoding cytochrome C oxidase subunit IV family protein — protein MSDKYQDHDINAGHPEDEQHIVSPKVYFVIFLCLVVGTALTVGASLIEMGPWNPVVALAIACIKATLVVLFFMHIKYSSRLMKLTVGAGVFTFLILVGMSLADYMSRAWGQW, from the coding sequence ATGTCGGACAAATATCAAGATCATGACATCAATGCTGGGCACCCAGAGGACGAGCAGCATATAGTCAGTCCTAAGGTCTATTTTGTGATCTTCCTGTGCCTGGTGGTTGGGACGGCGCTTACGGTGGGTGCGTCTCTGATCGAAATGGGGCCGTGGAATCCAGTGGTGGCGCTTGCGATTGCGTGCATCAAGGCGACGCTGGTGGTGCTGTTCTTTATGCATATCAAGTACAGTTCCAGATTGATGAAGCTGACGGTGGGAGCCGGGGTTTTCACCTTCCTGATACTCGTGGGTATGTCGCTCGCCGATTACATGAGCCGGGCCTGGGGACAGTGGTAG
- a CDS encoding DUF3471 domain-containing protein produces MQTSGRSGKGPAVPAISFLLLYLAVSIAHATVSATSHPREAHPTPQIQETGFLNRTIEVQGITYRFQVYIPEDFHRAEPDRTADKKNDKKSNGTSGKESEPAPPIILFLHGRGERGSEGMWQTQIGLPQQLRDHPERWPFIVVMPQCPLRHFWTDPDMLQMAMASLDQEAREFHADPDRTYLTGLSLGGYGAWELARNFPHRWAAIAIAASGVFWSYAPDRWREVATLPAEYARHLGRTPIWLFHGAEDTTVVPRQSELMFEAIKAENGHVRLWDYQGLHHDCWTRAFNEPELPRWLLSHRLSQVPQLPPLAERITIPLHPPALKLPTAILDTYVGEYRDSYNVLVATIQRQGEQVFLRNAQGDVNEIMAESTSTFFYPSGSLTRLTFEHDAQGRVTGIQVRDDRHEELWEKKK; encoded by the coding sequence ATGCAAACATCCGGCCGATCTGGGAAGGGACCAGCCGTCCCGGCTATATCCTTCTTGCTGCTGTACCTGGCCGTTTCCATCGCTCACGCAACCGTCTCCGCAACATCCCATCCTCGGGAAGCCCATCCGACTCCCCAAATTCAGGAAACTGGATTCCTCAATCGCACCATAGAAGTGCAGGGAATTACCTATCGATTTCAGGTCTACATCCCCGAAGATTTCCACCGAGCGGAGCCTGATCGAACAGCAGACAAAAAAAACGACAAGAAAAGCAACGGAACCTCAGGAAAGGAATCCGAACCTGCTCCGCCGATCATCCTCTTCTTGCACGGCCGCGGCGAACGCGGCAGCGAAGGCATGTGGCAGACCCAGATCGGCCTTCCCCAACAGCTTCGCGACCACCCCGAACGCTGGCCCTTCATCGTCGTCATGCCGCAGTGCCCTCTTCGCCATTTCTGGACTGACCCCGACATGCTGCAAATGGCCATGGCTTCCCTCGACCAGGAAGCCCGCGAATTTCACGCCGACCCCGACCGCACTTACCTCACCGGTCTCTCCCTCGGCGGCTACGGCGCCTGGGAACTCGCCCGCAATTTTCCGCATCGCTGGGCAGCGATTGCCATAGCCGCCTCAGGAGTCTTTTGGAGCTACGCCCCCGACCGCTGGCGAGAAGTTGCTACGCTCCCCGCCGAGTACGCCCGCCACCTGGGCCGCACGCCCATCTGGCTCTTTCACGGCGCCGAAGACACGACCGTCGTCCCCCGCCAGAGTGAGCTGATGTTCGAAGCGATCAAAGCCGAGAATGGCCACGTCCGCCTCTGGGACTACCAGGGTCTGCATCACGACTGCTGGACCCGCGCCTTCAATGAACCCGAACTGCCGCGCTGGCTCCTCTCGCATCGCTTAAGCCAGGTTCCCCAATTGCCGCCGCTCGCAGAACGCATCACCATCCCGCTCCACCCACCCGCCCTCAAACTTCCAACCGCGATCCTCGATACCTACGTCGGCGAATACCGCGACAGCTACAACGTTCTCGTAGCCACCATCCAGCGCCAGGGCGAACAGGTCTTCCTGCGCAACGCCCAGGGCGATGTCAATGAAATCATGGCCGAGAGCACCAGCACCTTCTTCTATCCCAGCGGCAGCCTGACCCGGCTAACCTTTGAACACGACGCTCAGGGCAGAGTCACAGGGATTCAGGTCCGCGACGATCGCCACGAAGAACTCTGGGAAAAGAAAAAGTAG
- a CDS encoding VOC family protein, giving the protein MSSPTCNFAWYELMTTDTAAAGAFYSSVVGWTTKDVSQGSMTYFTFNLGAVGIAGLMTLPEEAKAMNHPPSWIGYIHVPDVDAYGVKVVEAGGKILKPATDVPGMLRFIVVADLQGTPFVIFTSNPNMPTPTDRPLPPTPGTVGWHELYAGDLEPAFTFYSTLFGWDKVTDMDMGPMGIYRIFGYEDKQVGGMMTKTPNVPVPCWGFYFQVDAISAAIERIKAGGGSVVNGPMQVPGGSWIVQGVDPQGAMFSLVSFEA; this is encoded by the coding sequence ATGTCCAGCCCAACCTGCAACTTCGCCTGGTACGAACTGATGACCACCGATACGGCCGCGGCCGGCGCCTTTTACTCCAGCGTTGTGGGCTGGACAACCAAAGATGTCAGCCAGGGATCCATGACCTATTTCACCTTCAACCTAGGCGCAGTTGGCATCGCCGGCCTCATGACCCTTCCCGAAGAGGCCAAGGCCATGAACCACCCACCCTCATGGATCGGCTACATCCACGTTCCGGATGTCGATGCTTACGGAGTCAAAGTGGTCGAAGCCGGTGGCAAGATCCTGAAACCAGCCACCGACGTGCCCGGCATGCTCCGCTTCATCGTCGTCGCAGACCTTCAGGGCACACCATTCGTCATCTTCACTTCCAATCCCAATATGCCGACTCCCACCGACCGTCCCCTACCTCCCACTCCCGGCACCGTCGGCTGGCACGAACTCTACGCCGGTGATCTCGAACCCGCCTTCACCTTCTACAGCACCCTCTTCGGCTGGGACAAAGTCACCGATATGGACATGGGTCCAATGGGCATCTATCGCATATTTGGCTACGAAGACAAACAGGTCGGGGGCATGATGACCAAGACTCCAAACGTTCCCGTGCCCTGCTGGGGATTCTACTTCCAGGTGGACGCCATCAGTGCCGCTATCGAGCGCATCAAAGCCGGCGGCGGGAGCGTCGTGAACGGTCCCATGCAGGTTCCCGGCGGTAGCTGGATCGTCCAGGGCGTCGACCCGCAAGGTGCGATGTTCTCGCTCGTCAGTTTCGAAGCTTGA
- a CDS encoding MarR family winged helix-turn-helix transcriptional regulator, with product MSTVVEVNFQTTLLVRDTCLCLHVQRAARALARRFDEALKPVGLTNGQFSLMMSLNRPDMPGVPRATIGSVADLLGMDRTTVTASARVLFERGLILVTAEPEDRRTKVLRLTQEGRQVLADAVPIWTRVHGEIERELGESKPELLRRDLLVLAQGG from the coding sequence ATGTCAACGGTTGTGGAGGTTAACTTTCAAACAACGCTGCTAGTGCGAGATACGTGCCTTTGTCTACATGTGCAGCGGGCGGCGCGGGCGTTGGCGCGGAGGTTTGACGAGGCGCTCAAGCCGGTTGGGCTGACGAACGGGCAGTTTTCGCTGATGATGAGTCTGAATCGGCCGGATATGCCGGGGGTTCCGCGGGCGACGATCGGGTCGGTGGCGGATTTATTAGGGATGGATCGGACTACAGTGACGGCTTCGGCAAGAGTGTTATTTGAGCGCGGCTTGATTTTGGTGACGGCTGAGCCGGAGGACCGCAGGACTAAGGTGCTAAGGCTGACGCAAGAGGGGCGGCAAGTGCTGGCGGATGCGGTGCCGATCTGGACGCGGGTGCATGGGGAGATTGAACGGGAGCTTGGGGAGTCGAAACCGGAGCTCCTGCGGCGGGATCTGCTGGTTCTGGCGCAGGGCGGATGA
- a CDS encoding M56 family metallopeptidase produces the protein MNHMNHTFASWLIEYLLNSVWQVPLVFAAASIAAHLARPVGARTEHRVWVSSLIVATILPLCNFSLSALWQQALALAISAWPGKPGGGGSIRILLGSGSVQSSGLHPAPWLATGIISLYACTVLYFTTRLAYGILRTVQIRKQSQPIQQSSELTTRFNHFRQRFLIRNGQLAISDAVHGPVTIGIRRPALLIPPGFFDRLCEDDRRDDLDTVLAHETAHMQRHDFAKNLLYELLSLPLSFHPILWLFRSRIAETREMVCDESAARATAGQGSYARSLLRLATTLSCPTPQRNLHAIGILDASNFERRVMNLTRNRPNLAAPRKFLIVAVCAAIALGTCASAIALRMEIAGVETQPDAPKKIHVKSTELKVISHATPVYPQEAKEKRISGDVIVEAIISKEGVPSELRIQEGPKELQASALDAIRQWRYEPFLLNGNPVEVETTITVVYSLAN, from the coding sequence ATGAATCACATGAATCACACTTTCGCATCCTGGCTCATCGAATATCTGCTCAACTCCGTATGGCAAGTCCCACTCGTCTTCGCCGCAGCCAGTATCGCCGCACACCTCGCCCGCCCCGTCGGAGCGCGCACCGAACACCGCGTCTGGGTCAGCTCACTGATAGTCGCGACCATCCTTCCGCTCTGCAATTTCAGTCTGAGTGCGCTATGGCAGCAAGCGCTCGCTCTTGCAATAAGCGCATGGCCCGGCAAGCCAGGAGGCGGCGGTAGCATCCGAATCCTCCTCGGCTCCGGCTCAGTCCAAAGCTCCGGCCTGCATCCAGCTCCCTGGCTCGCAACCGGAATCATCAGCCTCTACGCCTGCACCGTCCTCTACTTCACAACACGCCTCGCATACGGAATCCTGCGGACAGTCCAGATTCGCAAGCAATCCCAGCCAATCCAGCAATCCAGCGAACTCACAACCCGCTTCAACCACTTCAGGCAACGCTTCCTAATCCGCAATGGCCAGCTAGCCATCTCCGATGCGGTCCACGGCCCAGTAACCATCGGCATCCGAAGACCTGCACTACTTATCCCACCCGGCTTCTTTGATCGCCTGTGCGAAGACGACCGCAGAGACGATTTAGACACCGTCCTCGCCCACGAAACCGCCCACATGCAGCGCCACGACTTCGCCAAAAATCTCCTCTACGAATTGCTCTCCCTGCCGCTGTCCTTCCATCCCATCCTCTGGCTCTTCCGCTCCCGAATCGCCGAAACCCGCGAGATGGTCTGCGACGAATCCGCCGCTCGCGCCACCGCCGGACAAGGCAGTTACGCCCGCTCCCTGCTTCGCCTCGCCACCACGCTGTCCTGCCCCACGCCCCAGCGAAACCTCCACGCCATCGGAATCCTCGATGCCAGCAACTTCGAAAGGAGAGTTATGAATCTGACCCGGAATCGCCCCAATTTAGCTGCCCCGCGAAAGTTCCTGATCGTAGCCGTCTGCGCAGCCATTGCACTCGGAACCTGTGCCTCCGCCATCGCCCTGCGAATGGAAATAGCCGGTGTAGAAACGCAGCCCGACGCGCCAAAGAAGATCCACGTCAAATCGACAGAGCTCAAGGTGATAAGCCATGCCACACCCGTCTACCCACAGGAAGCAAAAGAAAAGAGAATCTCCGGCGACGTAATTGTCGAAGCGATCATCAGCAAAGAAGGCGTTCCCAGCGAGTTGCGCATTCAGGAAGGTCCAAAGGAGTTACAGGCAAGCGCCCTCGACGCAATCCGCCAGTGGCGCTATGAACCCTTCCTTCTCAACGGAAATCCGGTTGAAGTAGAGACCACTATCACCGTCGTCTATTCACTGGCGAATTGA
- a CDS encoding BlaI/MecI/CopY family transcriptional regulator, whose translation MAKHKEETLTKLELQIMQVIWKQGSSNVSAVQEGLEQELAYTTVQTMLNILRRKGKLKRKLKGRAYEYSATVTEANASGHAIRDLVDRMFGGSSEELVMSLIKSRQIDPDKIIELTKRLESGSADGADK comes from the coding sequence ATGGCAAAGCACAAAGAAGAAACCCTAACCAAGCTCGAACTCCAGATCATGCAGGTCATCTGGAAGCAGGGCTCCAGCAACGTGAGCGCCGTGCAGGAGGGTCTCGAACAGGAGCTCGCCTACACCACCGTGCAGACCATGCTCAACATACTGCGCCGCAAAGGCAAGCTGAAGCGCAAGCTCAAGGGCCGCGCCTACGAATACAGCGCCACCGTCACCGAAGCCAACGCCTCCGGCCACGCCATCCGCGACCTCGTCGACCGCATGTTCGGTGGCTCCAGCGAAGAGTTAGTCATGAGCCTCATCAAGTCCCGTCAGATCGACCCAGACAAAATCATCGAGCTAACCAAACGCCTCGAATCCGGCAGCGCCGACGGAGCGGACAAATGA